CCTTCCGTAGTTGGCAAAGTCGACTCCGCTCCAGTTCGGCGTCAGCCCGATTCCCGACCGCCAGGAGAAGGCGCCCGTGAAGGTCCAGTTTCCGACGATGGCATTCATCACCGGGTTCAGGTCGGCAAAGAACCGCTTCCCGCGGCCGAACGGCATCTCGGCGATGAAGTTCCAGAGGATGTCGTGGCTGGGCCAGGGTGTCGCCATCGCCACCCGGTCGCGGTCCAGGTCGAAGGGATACTCGGGCCAGGTGATCCCCTGATCGCTGGCCCAGATGGGCGCGTTCAGGCCACCGGACCACTGCTTGGTCAACGAGAGCTGTGAGTGCAGGCCGTTGACCCAGGGATGCGTCAGCCGGAACTCGATCCCGTTGTAGATGCTGTCTCCTCCGTTCTCGACGAAGTTCACGCTGGAGAGGTTGGGCCAGGGCAACCGGTCCCGGCTCCAAGGAGTGCCGCTGGCCATGATGGCGTTCAGATTCCGGCCCCAGAGCAGATCGTTGCTCCTCACTCCCCGATACGTCAGTTGCACGCCCCAGTTGGTGGCGACTTCGCGCTCGTAGGTCACGTTCCAGTTGTGCGTCCAGGCTTCGTGATAGTCCTTGGCGAACCCGAACGCGCTGCTGACAGTGATGACGTCCGAGGCCGTGGGAAATGCGTGCGGCCAGGAGTACAAGGCGCCCGTGGCGCTGCCGGAACGGACTTCATTGGTGAAGCTCTCGGAGACCACGAAGGGACCGAACGCCTGGAGCGGCAGGAAGCGGGAAGCGCCGTTGTAGATCCCCCAACCTCCGCGGAGCACCGAACTGGGAGTGATTCGATAGGCGAATCCGACGCGAGGCTGCCAATTGTTGGAGCCTTCGATCAGCTTGCTCGGGAACCCGGCCTCACTGGCCAATATGACCGGGAAGGTGTGCGTCGGCCAGGAGGGATGGATCCGCTCCCGGGCGAACTCGTCCCGCACCACGATGGAGAGCGACTCCGGATCGAAGTTGTAGAACATTCCGTTCTTGTCGTAGGGAACCGTATAGCGGCTCCAGCGCAGCCCATAGGAAAGGTTCAACTTGTCGGTGACGTTCCAATCGTCCTGGATGAACGCACCCCACTCCCATTTCCGCCGGGCGATGACGGAACGGGGCTGATACCGGGTCGAGGAACTCGGCAATCCCAGCAGAAAGTCCGCGAACGCGTCTCCGCACACGGCTGGGGCCGCACAGGTCATAGGGTCGCTGGCCACTTGGGCTCCGGTGAATATGTTGCTGAAATTGAAGGCGCCGAAGTAGTTCCCCCGCGCCGGCCCGTCTTCCAGAAGTTTGACCGCCGACATTCCGATCTTGATATTGTGCCGGCCCTCGGTCACCGAGAGGTCGTTGAAGAACGAATAACGCGAATCGTAAGTGGCGCTCTCGTTGTCGAAATAGGTTCGAAGCCAGCCGCCGATATTGATATGGGGCATTCCCGAAAGGTCGGGAACCGCAACCCCCTGCAGACCCCACCGGTTGACGAACTCCGGACCCTGCGCGCTCTCGGCGTCCCCCTCCCAGTCCTTCAACTGCCGGTGGATGTAGACGAAACGGGTCACGCCCAGTCGCATCTGGTTGATCACGCCCGGACTGAAGACATGGTTGTGAGTCACCCCCGACTGCCAGTTGAAGACGTTGTCCTGCAAGGTGGTGTGCAAGGCGTTGCTGGTCCCGGTGCTGGGGTGGTGACGATCCGTGTTGCTGAGGACTTTGTGGCGCACCGCGTGAAAGGAGAAGCTGTCATTGCCGCCGACGTTGAAATCGGTCTTGATGTTGTGGTCGTTGTCCTGACGGTACCGGCCGGCCAATTGCTGGACGTTGTTGGTATAGCTCTCCGGAGCGCCGAGGTAATTGACCGAACTCCCCATGAAGTCGTTCATGATCGCCTGGGCGACGGGGCTGATGCGGCCGGCGGGAATGACGTTTCCGGGAAACTGCTCGCCGGTGGCGGGATCGATGATCTTGGATGGATAAAGGGAGAAGTCTCCACCCTGCATGCGCAGGCTGGGGAAGGATTGTGGCCGGGAGTTGGACAGATTCGAGAATGAATTCGGCCGAGCCCAGGAGTAGAAGAAGAACACCCGGTCCTTGAGAATCGGACCACCGACATTGAAGAACTGCCGCTTGGCGGTGACACAGGGCGCCCGGCTGGCTCGGGCCGGGGAGAATGGGCTTCTCAGCGCGTTCAGGCAGGGATTGACCCCCGCCATCCAATACTCGGCATGATATTCGTTGGTCCCGCTCTTCAGAGTGGCGTTCAGCGTCACCGGCCGAGCGTATTCCGCGGGCGCATTGCTCAGTACCACGCTGACTTCCTCGATGATGTTGTTGGAGACCGAGGAGCTGATGAAGTTGTACTGCATGCCCTCGACGTTGTACTGGTTCATGTCCGCGCGGTTGCCGACGAACCCGTAAACGCCGCCCGCAGCCGAACCTGCCGCCCAGATCATCTGTTCTCCCAGTAGAGCGCCTCGCGTCATGCTGGCGATGGGCTTGTCGCGGACCTGGGAGGGCAGAGCCGTCGAGATCGTGGCGTTGCTGGTCTGGAGGACCGGAACCTCATCGGTGACGATCACCGAGTCGGTGACGTCCCCGACATCCAGAACGATTTCCACGCGTCTCAGCAGTCCCGGGGAGACGACGATGCCGGTCTGTACGGAGCGCTTGAATCCGGTCAGTTCCGCCTCCACGGTGTAGGTGCCGGGCTGAATGCCGGCGAGGCGGTAGACGCCCAGGTCGTCAGTGACCGCCGACCGCTGGGCCCGGTTGCTCTCGTTGGTGGCAATGACGGTCACGCCCGGGATCACGCCTCCCGTGGCGTCCGTCACCACTCCGGTGACGTCGCTGTTCATGGTCTGGGCCGCCACCGTTGACGGCAGCAGCAGACCGAACAGGACCGCCGCTACGACGATTGGAGAGATCGGACCGATGCCTGAAACCTGTTTCCGAATTCGCATGTCAACCCCCCTGCAGTTGGAAGAATTACGGAACCATCCACGAGGATGAAACGACCTGGGCCTGCGTCATATTTACCGGAGCGAGATGACGGCGGATGAGAGTTGCACGACTCCCGGAGGGTTCTCCGGTTCCAGGTGTTCCGTTTCTGCGTGAGGCTTGCCGAGGGATGATCAGAATGCGGAGTGGACTGGGATGAGCATTGACCAACAACCGAGCCAATGGCGGCAAGATGGACCCCCTACTAACGGTTCAGGGCGGCGTGCTCCACGGGTCCCCGTCGTCATCTTTCGGACAATTGAATGGCAGGCGACCCGATGGGACTTGTTGAAGACAGGCTACACCGGACAATTCCTCAATGGCAAGCAACGGAAGATCTTTTTTGGAGAGGTGCGTAGACCGGCTTCAATTCTCCAGAAGAATTCGGCGCCGCTACTGGCCGGGAGCGGCCACCCCGGGACGAAGGACCAGGCGGTGGGCCTCCTGGATCGCCTCGCGGTTCAACGGGATCGGATGGTAGCGTCCCGTCAGCCAGAGTTTCGACAGGTCGCCGTAGTGGGGCGAGGCCGGAATTCCCGACTGACCGCCGGGAATCACCGTCAACAACCGGTCCGGCTCCGAGAAGTCGGTGATCTGACGAACGGAAGCGCCGGACACGACCCGGAAATCATCCGAGCGGTAGCCCATCTTTTTTACGGTGCCTTTGGCGCCGGAAACCGGGAATGGACCCAGGCTGAAGTACCATCCAAAGATCCGGGAGGCCAAGCCCAGGGGATGGACCATGGTCAGGGTGTGAACGTCTCCCCAGATCCAGTTCCTGGGATCGGGACCCCACCGGGTAGAGACGCGGGTTACGGCCTTCCGAAAGGCGGCTTGAAGTATCTCGGGCAGCTCCTCGACGCGCGGCGTGCCGATCCGGTCGATCCAGTGTCCTGCTCCCCGCTTCAACACCGTTCGAACCATGGTGTCGGGGAGATTTCCGCGGGAACGGTACGCCCCGATCAGGTCTTCCCCCAACTCGTCCTGGAAGATCTCCTCGAACAATTGCCGGTGGAAGGTGGCGAACAACGTGGGCGCGGCTTGGCCGGCGTCCATCACGTAGTCCCAGCCGCGCAATACCTCGAGGGCTTCTCGCACCGGGTCGCCGGCTGGGGGAGGTGGATCGAAGGCCTCCAACACCAGGGGAGTCAGCTCGCGGGCCGCCGGTAGAAGAGAATCGCTCTGCAAGTGTTTCATGTCTTCCACCGAAAGCCTGTCCTGAGACGTCAGAACCTCGCCGATTCGGCTGATCCGGTCCACCGGCTCCCACCAGGCGGAGATATAGAAGGGGCTGGGCGGCTCCACCGTGGGGTTGTTGGCCGAGGCCAACCAACCCTGCGGCGGGTCGAAACTGACCGGATTCTCCTCGAAGG
This region of Acidobacteriota bacterium genomic DNA includes:
- a CDS encoding TonB-dependent receptor — protein: MRIRKQVSGIGPISPIVVAAVLFGLLLPSTVAAQTMNSDVTGVVTDATGGVIPGVTVIATNESNRAQRSAVTDDLGVYRLAGIQPGTYTVEAELTGFKRSVQTGIVVSPGLLRRVEIVLDVGDVTDSVIVTDEVPVLQTSNATISTALPSQVRDKPIASMTRGALLGEQMIWAAGSAAGGVYGFVGNRADMNQYNVEGMQYNFISSSVSNNIIEEVSVVLSNAPAEYARPVTLNATLKSGTNEYHAEYWMAGVNPCLNALRSPFSPARASRAPCVTAKRQFFNVGGPILKDRVFFFYSWARPNSFSNLSNSRPQSFPSLRMQGGDFSLYPSKIIDPATGEQFPGNVIPAGRISPVAQAIMNDFMGSSVNYLGAPESYTNNVQQLAGRYRQDNDHNIKTDFNVGGNDSFSFHAVRHKVLSNTDRHHPSTGTSNALHTTLQDNVFNWQSGVTHNHVFSPGVINQMRLGVTRFVYIHRQLKDWEGDAESAQGPEFVNRWGLQGVAVPDLSGMPHINIGGWLRTYFDNESATYDSRYSFFNDLSVTEGRHNIKIGMSAVKLLEDGPARGNYFGAFNFSNIFTGAQVASDPMTCAAPAVCGDAFADFLLGLPSSSTRYQPRSVIARRKWEWGAFIQDDWNVTDKLNLSYGLRWSRYTVPYDKNGMFYNFDPESLSIVVRDEFARERIHPSWPTHTFPVILASEAGFPSKLIEGSNNWQPRVGFAYRITPSSVLRGGWGIYNGASRFLPLQAFGPFVVSESFTNEVRSGSATGALYSWPHAFPTASDVITVSSAFGFAKDYHEAWTHNWNVTYEREVATNWGVQLTYRGVRSNDLLWGRNLNAIMASGTPWSRDRLPWPNLSSVNFVENGGDSIYNGIEFRLTHPWVNGLHSQLSLTKQWSGGLNAPIWASDQGITWPEYPFDLDRDRVAMATPWPSHDILWNFIAEMPFGRGKRFFADLNPVMNAIVGNWTFTGAFSWRSGIGLTPNWSGVDFANYGRFGGRPNQTCDDPNGGPKDVRGQWFNTRCYAVPSAGSLGNAQINSIVGPGAWIFNLNPYKEFELNFLREGARIQLGANIVNVLNHPVYGNPNTTVNSPTAGQIRGSGNARGMWHDSLGQRKVVMDMRFIF